One stretch of Miscanthus floridulus cultivar M001 chromosome 18, ASM1932011v1, whole genome shotgun sequence DNA includes these proteins:
- the LOC136520779 gene encoding uncharacterized protein yields the protein MSSASCLAPPAPRFRVRLPPLSAARPSLGFGPRCAAAAKVWTLWHVTCFRNDQDGPTTSDEGDGFKYAAQSQSTGGAEVKEEEVSSSNEEQEQNFKDGDWFLQLQKIKENLLGRIVRFQTERWTVPWTGQTIAQVMILWIATFWFVGSWIVPFLAHAAGFSKETLTHRGQALYSLLTDITEGLAGIAILHQCLGRFRPLPPGWFEFNLKGKWHLDVAFGCLLFPLVNLLSHINISIVPMSPGPVVGVSSVEQSIVARDPVAMVLYAVVVTVCAPIWEEIVFRGFLLPSLTRYMPLPWSILASAAAFALAHFNAQRVMPLVFLGVVMGGVFARSRNLLASMVLHSLWNGFVFLDLMK from the exons ATGTCCTCCGCCTCGTGCCTCGCCCCTCCCGCTCCAAGGTTCCGGGTTCGGCTCCCACCTCTCTCCGCCGCGAGGCCGTCACTCGGCTTCGGGCCTCGGTGTGCGGCTGCAGCGAAG GTATGGACATTGTGGCACGTCACATGCTTCAGAAATGATCAGGATGGACCGACAACATCTGACGAAGGTGATGGCTTCAAGTATGCTGCCCAATCACAGAGCACAGGTGGTGCAGAGGTGAAAGAGGAGGAGGTGAGTAGCTCAAATGAGGAGCAGGAGCAGAATTTCAAGGACGGGGATTGGTTCCTGCAACTGCAGAAG ATAAAAGAAAATTTACTGGGCAGAATAGTAAGATTTCAGACAGAACGCTGGACAGTACCTTGGACTGGACAAACCATTGCTCAG GTCATGATTTTATGGATTGCCACATTTTGGTTTGTGGGTTCCTGGATAGTGCCATTCTTGGCTCATGCTGCTGGGTTTAGCAAGGAAACATTGACGCACAGAGGCCAGGCACTATATAGTCTCTTGACAGACATAACAGAAGGCCTTGCTGGGATTGCAATCCTTCACCAATGCCTTGGTAGATTCCGGCCTCTTCCTCCAGGCTGGTTTGAGTTCAATTTGAAGGGCAAATGGCATTTGGATGTAGCATTTGGGTGCCTGTTATTCCCATTAGTCAATCTGCTGTCTCACATAAACATCAGCATAGTTCCAATGTCACCAGGTCCAGTTGTCGGGGTTTCCAGTGTAGAACAGTCCATTGTGGCACGTGATCCAGTGGCAATGGTTCTGTATGCAGTGGTAGTCACCGTATGTGCACCTATATGGGAAGAAATTGTGTTCCGAGGATTCCTTCTCCCATCTCTAACACGGTACATGCCACTTCCATGGTCGATTCTAGCAAGTGCTGCTGCTTTCGCACTCGCTCACTTCAATGCCCAGAGGGTGATGCCTTTAGTGTTTCTTGGAGTGGTGATGGGAGGGGTCTTTGCAAGATCGCGCAACCTACTGGCATCGATGGTGCTGCATAGCTTGTGGAATGGCTTTGTGTTCTTGGATTTGATGAAATGA